DNA sequence from the Chitinophagales bacterium genome:
TATGCTCAATCCAAATTTTGTCAAATTAGTAGCATGGTATGACAATGAGATTGGATATTCTAATAAACTTTTGGACTTGGTTGAGGTTTGGGGTTGAAATTGAAGTTATCCTCTCTTAAACTCATAATTTCGCTCTACCTTACATACCCTCACACTGTAATATTGATAAAACTTTTCAATTCCTAGTTTCATAGCTGCAATATGCTCTGCATTTTGTTTCCATTTTAGGATAGCTTGCTCCGTTTTCCAATAAGATACACTGATGCCATAATCAGATCGTGCACTGTCCATCCCTATAAAACCTTCAATATTCTCAG
Encoded proteins:
- a CDS encoding antibiotic biosynthesis monooxygenase translates to MTPICDPPYYAVIFTSTHYDITKDYQGLDEKLIQIAENIEGFIGMDSARSDYGISVSYWKTEQAILKWKQNAEHIAAMKLGIEKFYQYYSVRVCKVERNYEFKRG